A genomic segment from Spinacia oleracea cultivar Varoflay chromosome 3, BTI_SOV_V1, whole genome shotgun sequence encodes:
- the LOC110781082 gene encoding transcription factor bHLH30, with the protein MLVNTMANIYEMGTSSNNIHEENGSIIANAATKYVVCSSKVGISPEAKALAACKSHKEAERRRRKRINGHFATLRSVLPNLVKTDKATVLAEVVRRVKELKKATSELTEADYDACLLPGDIDKVSLRRNENDNTTLIATLCSEDRPDLIVDMTRALRSVKGKVVKAEMATVGGRTKNVLWVRGVGGGVPEGLLKRALEVVVDKPVSSSSSFSGLGHGLRIHRPY; encoded by the exons atgTTGGTGAATACAATGGCAAATATTTATGAAATGGGAACGTCTTCAAATAATATTCATGAGGAAAACGGTTCAATAATAGCAAATGCCGCAACCAAATATGTGGTTTGTTCATCAAAGGTAGGGATATCACCTGAGGCTAAAGCTCTAGCAGCTTGCAAGAGCCACAAAGAGGCCGAGAGGCGGCGTCGCAAGCGTATCAACGGTCACTTTGCCACCTTACGCTCCGTTCTCCCTAACCTCGTCAAA ACAGACAAGGCCACGGTGTTAGCAGAGGTGGTCCGGCGAGTGAAGGAGCTGAAAAAGGCCACATCGGAATTGACAGAGGCTGATTACGATGCCTGTTTGCTACCAGGGGACATAGACAAGGTTAGCCTTCGACGTAATGAAAATGACAATACTACCCTCATTGCTACCTTGTGTAGTGAGGACAGGCCAGACCTCATTGTGGACATGACAAGGGCATTAAGGTCAGTTAAAGGCAAAGTTGTAAAGGCTGAGATGGCTACGGTGGGGGGCCGGACTAAGAATGTTTTGTGGGTCCGAGGAGTTGGTGGTGGTGTGCCTGAGGGGTTGTTGAAGCGGGCCTTGGAAGTGGTGGTGGACAAGCctgtttcttcttcttcttctttttctgggTTGGGCCATGGGCTGAGGATACACCGACCATATTAA